A single genomic interval of Zunongwangia sp. HGR-M22 harbors:
- a CDS encoding succinate dehydrogenase cytochrome b subunit: MGGFLKSSIAKKVAMALSGLFLVLFLLQHFTINLTSVISKDLFNELSHFMGTNFLVQAILQPVLIFGVIFHFVMGFVLEAKNRGARNIKYVNYNGSANSSWMSRNMIYSGLVVLAFLALHFYDFWVPELVHKYVESHPEDASRYYGELVAKFQDPIRVAAYCISFVFLSLHLLHGFSSSFQSMGWNNKYAKGVRGITLAYAIIIPLGFIFIALFHYINNL; the protein is encoded by the coding sequence ATGGGTGGATTTTTAAAATCATCTATCGCAAAAAAAGTTGCGATGGCCTTGTCGGGACTGTTCCTAGTCTTATTTTTGCTTCAACACTTTACTATTAATCTTACTTCAGTAATTAGTAAAGATCTATTCAACGAGCTTTCTCATTTTATGGGAACCAATTTTTTAGTACAGGCGATTCTTCAGCCGGTATTGATCTTTGGAGTAATATTCCATTTTGTAATGGGATTTGTGCTTGAGGCTAAAAACCGAGGGGCTAGAAATATAAAGTATGTAAATTATAACGGAAGCGCTAACTCGAGCTGGATGTCCAGAAACATGATTTATTCTGGATTAGTAGTTTTAGCTTTTTTAGCACTTCACTTTTATGATTTTTGGGTGCCAGAATTAGTGCATAAATATGTAGAATCTCACCCAGAGGATGCCTCAAGATATTATGGTGAGTTGGTTGCAAAGTTTCAGGACCCAATTCGGGTGGCAGCTTACTGTATATCGTTTGTATTCTTAAGTTTACACCTTCTTCATGGTTTTTCTTCTTCTTTTCAATCGATGGGATGGAATAACAAATATGCTAAAGGAGTAAGAGGCATTACACTGGCTTATGCTATAATCATTCCGCTAGGATTTATTTTTATAGCATTGTTTCACTATATCAATAACCTTTAA
- the asnB gene encoding asparagine synthase B: protein MCGIVCAFDLKEKSDDLRPQLLEMARCLRHRGPDWSGIYSNDNVIMAHERLAIVDPISGGQPLLSKDEKLILAANGEIYNHKKLREQCPDYEFQTASDCEVILALYKQKGAKFLDDLNGIFGFAIYDVEKDEYLIARDHMGIIPLYIGWDHNGTFYVASELKALEGKCSKIELFPPGHYLSSKEEGFQKWYERDWMDYDAVKDNPTSIEDLKEALEKAVHRQLMSDVPYGVLLSGGLDSSITSAVAKKYSEKRIESDDKDAAWWPRLHSFAIGLEGSPDLAAAQKVADHLDTVHHEIKFTIQEGLDAIKDVIYHLETYDVTTIRASTPMYLMARTIKSLGIKMVLSGEGSDELFGGYLYFHKAPNAKEFHEETVRKLDKLHQYDCLRANKSLCAWGIEGRVPFLDKEFMDVAMRLNPEDKMITGERIEKWVLRKAFEDYLPESVAWRQKEQFSDGVGYSWIDTLKQLVESEVTDEQLKNSHFKFPIQPPTSKEEYYYRSIFSQHFPSDAAALSVPSVPSVACSTPRALEWDESFKNMNDPSGRAVANVHSDAYKKDLVEG from the coding sequence GTGTGTGGAATTGTATGTGCGTTCGATTTAAAAGAGAAGTCTGATGATTTAAGACCTCAATTATTAGAAATGGCCAGATGTTTACGACATCGTGGTCCAGACTGGAGTGGGATTTACAGTAATGATAATGTGATTATGGCGCACGAGCGTCTTGCTATTGTCGACCCAATTTCAGGAGGGCAGCCATTATTGTCTAAAGATGAAAAATTAATACTTGCCGCAAATGGCGAAATATATAATCATAAGAAATTAAGAGAGCAGTGCCCAGATTACGAGTTTCAAACAGCATCAGATTGTGAAGTGATCCTTGCTTTATACAAACAAAAAGGCGCAAAGTTTCTTGATGACCTTAACGGAATTTTTGGTTTTGCGATCTATGATGTTGAAAAAGATGAGTACCTAATCGCAAGAGATCATATGGGGATTATTCCATTATATATTGGATGGGATCATAACGGTACTTTTTATGTAGCTTCAGAACTTAAAGCTTTAGAAGGAAAATGTTCGAAAATCGAATTATTTCCTCCTGGTCACTATTTATCTAGTAAAGAAGAAGGTTTCCAGAAATGGTACGAGCGTGATTGGATGGATTATGATGCAGTTAAGGATAACCCAACGAGTATCGAAGACTTAAAAGAAGCTTTAGAAAAAGCGGTACACCGCCAGTTAATGAGTGATGTTCCTTATGGAGTTTTACTTTCTGGAGGTTTAGATTCTTCAATTACTTCAGCAGTCGCTAAAAAATATTCAGAAAAAAGAATAGAAAGTGATGATAAAGATGCAGCATGGTGGCCAAGATTACACTCCTTTGCTATTGGATTAGAAGGTTCTCCAGATCTTGCCGCTGCACAAAAAGTTGCTGATCATTTAGATACGGTACATCATGAGATTAAATTCACGATTCAGGAAGGTCTAGACGCGATAAAGGATGTAATTTATCATCTAGAGACTTATGATGTAACTACGATTCGAGCTTCCACGCCAATGTATTTAATGGCCAGAACCATCAAATCTTTAGGGATTAAAATGGTGCTTTCTGGAGAAGGATCTGATGAACTTTTTGGCGGGTATCTATATTTCCATAAAGCACCAAATGCGAAAGAGTTTCATGAAGAAACTGTTCGTAAATTAGATAAATTACATCAATACGATTGTTTAAGAGCTAATAAATCACTTTGTGCCTGGGGAATCGAAGGGCGTGTACCATTCTTAGATAAAGAGTTTATGGATGTTGCAATGCGTCTTAACCCCGAAGATAAAATGATCACTGGTGAGCGTATAGAAAAGTGGGTGCTAAGAAAAGCTTTTGAAGATTACTTGCCAGAAAGTGTTGCTTGGAGACAAAAAGAACAATTTTCTGATGGTGTTGGATATAGCTGGATCGATACTTTAAAACAGTTAGTAGAATCTGAAGTGACAGATGAGCAATTGAAAAACTCGCACTTCAAATTCCCAATACAGCCACCAACAAGTAAAGAGGAATACTACTATAGATCTATATTCTCTCAGCATTTCCCAAGTGATGCTGCGGCATTATCAGTTCCTTCAGTTCCTTCAGTAGCTTGTAGCACACCAAGAGCTTTAGAGTGGGATGAATCGTTTAAAAATATGAACGACCCATCTGGTAGAGCAGTTGCCAACGTTCACTCAGATGCTTACAAAAAAGATCTTGTAGAAGGCTAA
- a CDS encoding SDR family NAD(P)-dependent oxidoreductase: MSNFKDKTAIITGGSGSIGYTTALELAEKGANVLLVDIDEESLKEKESAAKKENLNISYVVADVSKPEDVKNYVDTCIERYGKIDYFFNNAGIEGKVAPLEEYPDDIFDKVMEVNVKGTYLGMKHVITKIEDGGSIVITSSVAGLQGSPKMVSYITSKHAVIGIMRTAALELGKRNVRVNCVNPGSVDNRMMRSLEDGVNPGHGDEVKKAYESTIPLGRYATPEDISHMVCFLFSDKASYANGQTFVIDGGMKA, from the coding sequence ATGAGTAATTTCAAAGATAAAACAGCAATAATTACGGGCGGTTCCGGAAGCATTGGTTATACTACCGCATTAGAATTAGCAGAAAAAGGTGCGAATGTATTATTAGTTGATATCGATGAAGAATCTTTAAAAGAAAAAGAATCGGCCGCAAAAAAAGAGAATTTAAATATTTCCTACGTTGTCGCCGATGTAAGTAAACCAGAGGATGTAAAAAATTACGTAGACACCTGTATTGAGCGTTATGGTAAAATTGATTATTTCTTTAATAACGCCGGTATAGAAGGTAAAGTGGCACCTTTAGAGGAGTACCCAGATGACATTTTTGATAAAGTGATGGAGGTTAATGTAAAAGGCACTTACTTAGGAATGAAGCATGTAATCACGAAAATTGAAGATGGAGGTAGTATCGTAATTACATCTTCAGTAGCTGGTTTACAAGGCTCTCCTAAAATGGTTTCCTACATCACATCTAAACATGCGGTTATAGGAATCATGCGGACTGCCGCTTTAGAATTGGGAAAAAGAAATGTGCGTGTAAACTGCGTAAATCCCGGCTCTGTAGATAATCGCATGATGCGTTCTCTTGAAGATGGCGTAAATCCAGGACATGGAGACGAGGTAAAAAAAGCTTACGAATCTACCATTCCGCTAGGAAGATACGCCACACCTGAAGATATATCACATATGGTTTGCTTCCTATTTTCTGATAAAGCCTCTTATGCCAACGGCCAAACATTTGTAATCGATGGCGGAATGAAAGCTTAA
- a CDS encoding aminopeptidase P family protein: MKYDQIDRKLFIKNRKNFMERMVPGGLAVFNANDVFPIGADSTMPFQQNRDLFYLSGVDQEEAILVLFPDAPKPEHREILFLTETNPHIAVWEGEKLTKEKAFEVSGIKTVYWLQDFEKIFFEVMAQSETIYFNKNEHYRVQGSIQTETRDDRFIKWCKEKYPAHQVAKSNPILQRLRAVKDPIELDLMQKACDITEKAFRRALKFTKPGVWEYEIEAEYWHEMIRNRSKGFAYTPIIASGNNANVLHYTENNQQCKAGELILLDTGAEYANYSSDMTRSIPVSGKFTERQKQIYNTVNKVKSESTKWLRPGTMWDEFHKEVGKLMTSELLDLGLLDKADVQNENPDWPAYKKYFMHGTAHNIGLDTHDYGILTEPMKANQVFTVEPGIYLPDEGFGIRLEDDVVIQEKGEPFNLMRNIPIEADEIEELMNS; the protein is encoded by the coding sequence ATGAAATACGATCAAATAGACCGCAAACTTTTTATTAAAAACCGAAAAAACTTTATGGAACGCATGGTTCCCGGGGGATTAGCTGTTTTTAATGCTAATGATGTGTTCCCGATTGGGGCCGATAGTACCATGCCTTTTCAGCAAAATCGAGATTTATTCTATCTAAGCGGAGTGGATCAGGAGGAAGCAATTTTAGTTTTATTCCCGGATGCTCCAAAACCAGAACACCGGGAAATACTTTTCTTAACCGAAACCAATCCGCATATAGCTGTTTGGGAAGGCGAAAAACTTACCAAAGAAAAAGCTTTTGAAGTAAGCGGTATCAAAACGGTCTACTGGCTACAGGATTTCGAGAAAATCTTTTTTGAAGTTATGGCACAGTCTGAGACTATTTATTTTAATAAAAATGAGCATTATCGTGTTCAGGGCAGCATCCAGACAGAAACCCGTGACGATCGCTTTATAAAATGGTGTAAAGAAAAATACCCGGCGCACCAGGTTGCTAAAAGTAACCCCATCTTGCAAAGGTTACGTGCTGTAAAAGATCCTATCGAGTTGGATTTAATGCAAAAAGCCTGCGATATTACCGAGAAGGCTTTTAGAAGAGCTCTTAAATTCACGAAACCTGGTGTTTGGGAATATGAAATCGAAGCTGAATACTGGCACGAAATGATTAGAAATCGTTCTAAAGGTTTTGCATACACTCCTATTATTGCCAGCGGAAATAACGCCAACGTCCTCCACTACACTGAAAATAATCAACAATGTAAAGCTGGCGAGCTTATATTACTAGATACAGGAGCCGAGTATGCAAACTATTCAAGCGATATGACAAGATCGATCCCGGTTTCTGGAAAATTCACCGAACGCCAAAAACAAATTTACAACACGGTTAATAAAGTAAAATCTGAATCTACAAAATGGCTTAGACCGGGAACTATGTGGGACGAGTTTCATAAAGAAGTTGGAAAACTAATGACTTCAGAATTGCTTGATCTTGGATTACTAGATAAAGCCGATGTTCAAAATGAAAACCCAGATTGGCCAGCTTACAAGAAATATTTTATGCATGGCACAGCTCACAATATTGGTTTGGATACACATGACTACGGAATTTTAACTGAGCCTATGAAAGCCAATCAGGTTTTTACTGTTGAACCTGGAATCTATTTACCTGACGAAGGTTTCGGAATTCGACTTGAAGATGATGTTGTAATCCAGGAAAAGGGAGAACCTTTTAATTTAATGCGAAATATCCCAATCGAAGCTGATGAGATTGAGGAACTTATGAATTCATAA
- a CDS encoding alpha/beta fold hydrolase encodes MKILHKNTQLKFTKKGKGNPLILLHGFLETKEIWRDYQQLLSKDRQVVTIDLLGHGESGSTGEVHSMEDMCDAVITVLDYLEIKQASFAGHSMGGYVIMEILKKHPKKITKISLVNSSPAEDNSEKKENRNRVASLVRKNKKAFVSMAISNLLTAENNKKYKPEIELLKSEAQKMSSENIIAATLGMRDRGDSTEALKQFNGDKFIILGMQDPVLDTTKITQIAKSTHTNLIAFPDGHLSYIENKDQLLHFLQSKS; translated from the coding sequence ATGAAAATACTGCATAAAAATACACAATTAAAGTTTACAAAAAAGGGAAAAGGCAATCCTTTGATACTTTTACATGGATTTTTAGAAACAAAAGAAATTTGGAGAGACTACCAGCAACTACTTTCTAAAGATCGCCAGGTAGTTACGATTGATCTTTTAGGACATGGCGAATCGGGAAGTACCGGCGAAGTCCATTCTATGGAAGACATGTGCGATGCCGTAATTACTGTGCTCGATTACTTAGAAATTAAACAAGCTAGCTTCGCAGGACATTCAATGGGTGGTTACGTGATTATGGAGATCTTAAAAAAACATCCTAAAAAAATCACTAAAATAAGTCTTGTTAATTCCTCTCCTGCTGAAGACAATTCTGAAAAAAAAGAAAATAGAAATCGAGTAGCCAGCCTAGTAAGAAAAAATAAAAAAGCTTTTGTAAGTATGGCTATATCTAATCTTCTTACCGCTGAAAACAACAAAAAATACAAACCAGAAATTGAGCTATTAAAAAGTGAAGCACAGAAAATGTCTTCAGAAAATATAATTGCAGCTACGTTGGGAATGAGAGACCGCGGGGATAGCACTGAAGCTTTAAAGCAATTTAACGGGGATAAATTTATAATCTTAGGTATGCAAGATCCGGTATTAGATACTACAAAAATAACGCAAATTGCAAAAAGCACACATACCAATTTGATAGCCTTCCCGGATGGTCATTTATCATATATTGAGAATAAAGATCAATTATTACATTTTTTACAATCAAAAAGCTAA
- a CDS encoding DUF1660 family phage protein produces the protein MKDTPNKFSFAKVYCKIFGHKLKVTKNVTDHVHEYKCANCGQEMTDTANGFLAPLTKKFKDTNNYIAKIHRKRKNRRLRHYAKAS, from the coding sequence ATGAAAGACACCCCCAATAAATTTTCTTTCGCTAAAGTATACTGCAAGATTTTTGGCCATAAGTTAAAGGTGACTAAAAATGTCACCGATCATGTGCACGAATACAAATGCGCTAATTGCGGACAAGAAATGACAGATACAGCGAATGGATTTTTAGCACCCCTAACAAAGAAATTTAAGGATACGAACAATTACATCGCCAAAATCCACAGAAAACGTAAAAACCGTCGATTGCGCCATTACGCCAAAGCCTCTTAA
- the thiL gene encoding thiamine-phosphate kinase — translation MFDNSGQTRTSLSELGEFGLIDHLTKHFSPKHTSTVKAIGDDAAVLDFQDKQALVSTDMLVEGVHFDLAYMPLKHLGYKSVMVNASDIYAMNAKATHITVSVAASNRFPVEALEELYAGIKLAADLYNIDVVGGDTTSSTSGLFISISVFGEADKEDIVYRSGAKPNDLLVVTGDLGAAYMGLQVLEREKQVFKANPNAQPDLDQYTYLIERQLKPEARKDIPPLLKELGVKPTSMIDISDGLSSEIIHLCKNSKTGVSLYEEKIPLDPAMISVCEEFEIDSTTIALSGGEDYELLFTISQSDFDKIKGNPNLTVIGHMNDENAGMHLITRANQAIPLVARGWNSMDEDKA, via the coding sequence ATGTTTGATAATAGTGGGCAAACCAGAACAAGTTTATCTGAGTTAGGAGAATTTGGACTTATAGATCATCTAACAAAACACTTTTCACCTAAGCATACTTCTACTGTGAAAGCAATTGGCGATGATGCTGCTGTGCTTGATTTTCAAGATAAGCAGGCCTTAGTGAGCACAGATATGCTTGTTGAAGGAGTTCATTTTGATCTTGCTTATATGCCGCTAAAGCATTTAGGATATAAATCGGTAATGGTTAATGCATCCGATATCTACGCAATGAATGCTAAAGCGACACATATTACGGTTTCTGTAGCGGCGTCAAATCGTTTCCCGGTAGAAGCTTTAGAAGAATTGTATGCAGGGATTAAATTGGCTGCAGATTTATATAATATTGATGTTGTGGGAGGGGATACCACTTCTTCAACTTCAGGACTTTTTATTAGTATTTCTGTATTTGGGGAAGCAGATAAAGAAGACATCGTTTACCGCAGTGGTGCCAAGCCAAATGATTTACTGGTAGTAACCGGTGATCTGGGAGCTGCTTACATGGGGTTACAGGTTTTAGAGAGAGAAAAACAGGTTTTTAAAGCTAATCCTAATGCTCAGCCAGATTTGGACCAGTATACCTATTTGATCGAACGTCAACTAAAGCCGGAAGCTCGTAAAGATATTCCGCCACTTTTAAAAGAACTTGGGGTTAAACCAACATCTATGATCGATATTAGTGATGGTTTATCTTCTGAAATAATACATTTATGCAAAAACTCGAAAACAGGAGTGAGTCTTTATGAGGAGAAAATTCCTTTGGATCCTGCAATGATATCGGTATGCGAGGAATTTGAGATTGATAGTACCACTATTGCTTTAAGTGGCGGTGAAGATTACGAACTTCTGTTTACTATTTCCCAATCAGATTTCGATAAAATTAAGGGCAACCCTAATCTTACCGTAATTGGACATATGAATGATGAAAATGCCGGTATGCATTTAATTACACGTGCAAACCAAGCCATTCCATTGGTCGCCAGAGGTTGGAATTCGATGGATGAAGATAAAGCTTAA
- a CDS encoding HesB/IscA family protein: protein MIKVSEDARKKISALMEEEGFNSLQDFVRVGVKSGGCSGLSYELKFDKAKAEDDKLFEDNNIKIVVDKRSVLYLAGTILEYSGGLNGKGFIFNNPNAQRTCGCGESFSL, encoded by the coding sequence ATGATTAAAGTTAGTGAAGACGCAAGAAAAAAGATTTCTGCTCTTATGGAAGAAGAAGGTTTTAACAGCCTTCAGGATTTTGTGCGTGTCGGCGTAAAGAGTGGCGGTTGTTCAGGTTTATCGTATGAATTAAAATTCGATAAAGCTAAAGCTGAAGATGATAAACTTTTTGAAGACAACAATATTAAAATTGTGGTAGATAAACGCAGTGTATTATATCTTGCCGGAACTATTTTAGAATATTCTGGCGGATTAAATGGAAAAGGATTTATTTTTAATAATCCTAACGCCCAAAGAACCTGCGGATGTGGAGAAAGTTTTTCCCTTTAA
- a CDS encoding four helix bundle protein: protein MATIKQFEDLEIWQKSREICQIVYNLKKNTNLKNDYKLYSQLNGSSGSIMDNIAEGFERNGNREFIQFLSIAKASCGETRSQIYRAFDRGYLNEDDFEDFKSKVISLSRQINGFIDYLQKSDFKGTKFK from the coding sequence TTGGCGACGATTAAACAATTTGAAGATTTAGAAATTTGGCAGAAGTCCAGAGAAATTTGTCAGATTGTTTATAATTTGAAAAAGAATACAAATCTTAAAAATGACTATAAATTATATAGTCAATTAAACGGATCCTCAGGTTCTATAATGGATAATATAGCCGAAGGTTTTGAAAGAAACGGAAATAGAGAATTTATTCAATTTCTTTCAATTGCAAAGGCATCATGTGGAGAGACAAGGTCACAAATATATAGAGCTTTTGATCGCGGATATTTAAATGAAGATGATTTTGAAGATTTTAAGAGCAAAGTTATTTCATTGAGCAGGCAAATAAATGGTTTTATAGACTATTTGCAAAAGAGTGATTTTAAAGGAACGAAATTT